From Bradyrhizobium sp. sBnM-33:
TCTTCGGTGTACCGCCCGTGCTCGTAGATGGCGAGAACTACCACGGGCTGCGCGAGCCCAATCCTCACGAGGCCTTCGGCAACGGCCCGCATCATTGCGCGGGCGCGCACTTGTCGCGGCGAACCGTTGGCGTCATCCCGCTGCCCATGCCGTCCGAGCGTTTCCCCAACATGACCTTGCCTGATCCCGCAAATACTCCCCTTTTAGGACAACTATTTCGGATTGTGGTCAGCGTACACAATCAATCGCAATCGGATCGATCCCTGCGCCGGCATATGCGTATTGATCGATCTGATCTCCCACATGAATCGGCGGCCCACCTCCTGAGTCTCAGGAGACCTACCGCCGACCTGTCTTGCTGGGCTGGGCAAATCCGGCGGCATCGTATGTCAGGAGTTCCATCCTTCGTTGATTCCCTTAGCGCAGACCAAAAATATTGACAATGCTGTCCGCGCGAACCAATTCACAGCGCGCTCAGATCGTCCGGCACTTCGGCGAACTTCCGGATCACCCTGGCGTCAGTGAAATCGCCGATGGCTGGGTTGCCGCAGCGGCTAAAAGCGAGGCGACGAAGCTTGGCTTGCGCGAGAGCGCCTGGCTCGCATCACGGCGGCGTTCTGCAAAAAGCACCCGACGGCTTCACCGACCATTCCGTCGTCGGAATACGCGTGCGCCATGGCCGAAAACCTTTATCCGCCAGGTGCTGCGCGCGGCCTAGAAGCCTGGACAACCGCCGCCGTCACGAGCTGCGCTTCCTGACCACCCCGCTCGGCCGACTGATCCGTGACATCCGCCGCCGGCCATTCAAAGATGCCTTCCAGACGCGCCAGCCTCGCAGATCCAAATCGGTGTGGTGAAATCCGTCGAAAAAGACACTCGAACGCGGAATTTAGGCATCAACCCGGGACCCCTTGCATTTATCAATATCGACACGTCGTTACTGTACAGAGTTAAACGTAACCCTCTTTCACGAGCCGACTGTTGGGGGTCGGCAAGGTCAATAATGATGCGATCTCAGTTCGGCGAAACAGCATAAGAGCAGGACATGGCTGGGCATTTCTACCGACTCCGCATGGGCATCTATGCGGAGACGTTGTTTCGGCGCAGCAACCGCGTGAAGCGGGAAAGGATCTGGCTGCAGTACAACGTGATGCGGCTGGGAAGCGAACTAAGGCGGTCCGAGCACTGGTCCAGTGCGGCTGGCCAGCCAGGCCGGCATCGAAACGATGCAGCCGAAACCGTCGCCACGCTGACGTAACCCTTGTGCTGGCAAGAATGGTCCGCCTCTCCATCCGATCCAATCTTGGGGCGACTTCAGCGCTGACTCCGGAAGCAAGCCTAAGCCCCATCGATCTTTCCCTGACGAATCCCATTTAGAGATCAAAGTCAGTGTCGCCTCCAGAGAAGCAATCCAGTTTCACCTCCAAAAGCGAAAATCTGCACTATCGCTAGACCAACGAGGCCATCATGTCGGACGACAAGCCGGACGTGCGTATCCATATCGATCAGAAACCGCTTCACTCGCCGAACCCGACGACAGGCGTTGGCCTTTATGAACTCGGGCAGGTTCCCGAAGGTCAGGTGCTGTACAAGGGGGGCGAGGGTAACCAAGAAGACAGGTTAGTGCGAATCGACAGTCCAAAGATCGATCTCACACAAGACCAGCACTTCCATCGTGGTGAAGCCCCCGAAAAGCATTACGTCATTATCGTCAACACCGACCCCGTCGTCGTCGATCATGATGTCTTGACATTCGATGAACTCGTGAAAATCGCCTTTCCGGTTCCGCCGACCGGGCAAGACCCGGAATTCACGGTGAGCTTCGAACACGCAAAGAGTGTCCCGCATCACGGTGACCTTCCTCCAAACGGCACTGTTACCGTGAGAAAACATGGCACCATTTTCGATGTCGATCATACCAATCGATCGTAGCTCCGATTTAGAACTGTTGCGCAGGGAGGGATATAACGTCCAGGTAACGGGCGCCGGCTACTTGGTCGTTCACGACGTCCCCTATGTCAACAGCAAGCGTGAAATCGCGGTCGGTGCGCTGGCATCGAACCTCGATCTTGCTGGCGACGTTACGGCTCAGCCGCAAGATCACACGGCCAAATTTATCGGCGAATATCCTTGCGACAGTAACGGTAAGCCGCTCGAAGTTCTGAAGCATCAGAGCGGATCGTACGATGTTGGCCACGGGTTCGTCGCCCAACATTCCTTTTCCCGAAAGCCGGCGCGCGGGCACTATGAAAATTACCATGAAAAGATGACGGCCTATGTCGCGCTCCTCGGTAAGCACGTTGCTGCCATAGACCCTTTGGTCACAGCGAAAACCCACAAGGTCATTGAGCCTGAGGACGACAACTTACCATTCAATTACCTCGATACTGCGTCCGCAAGAGCGGAAATCAACACAATTACCGCGAGGCTTGCGGAGGATGCGATCGCAATCGTCGGGGTTGGCGGAACCGGATCGTACGTGCTCGATATGGTCGCCAAGACTCCCGTCAAGCAGATCCATATTTTTGATGCCGACCGCTTCTTGACACACAATGCTTTCCGGGCGCCAGGCGCACCCGAAATCGAAGATTTGCGAGCGCAGCCGCTCAAGGTGGAATACTTCGC
This genomic window contains:
- a CDS encoding multiubiquitin domain-containing protein, whose amino-acid sequence is MSDDKPDVRIHIDQKPLHSPNPTTGVGLYELGQVPEGQVLYKGGEGNQEDRLVRIDSPKIDLTQDQHFHRGEAPEKHYVIIVNTDPVVVDHDVLTFDELVKIAFPVPPTGQDPEFTVSFEHAKSVPHHGDLPPNGTVTVRKHGTIFDVDHTNRS
- a CDS encoding ThiF family adenylyltransferase encodes the protein MAPFSMSIIPIDRSSDLELLRREGYNVQVTGAGYLVVHDVPYVNSKREIAVGALASNLDLAGDVTAQPQDHTAKFIGEYPCDSNGKPLEVLKHQSGSYDVGHGFVAQHSFSRKPARGHYENYHEKMTAYVALLGKHVAAIDPLVTAKTHKVIEPEDDNLPFNYLDTASARAEINTITARLAEDAIAIVGVGGTGSYVLDMVAKTPVKQIHIFDADRFLTHNAFRAPGAPEIEDLRAQPLKVEYFASIYARMHRGIIPHPIHIDATNADKLGSMSFVFLCMEGGTAKRAVVDKLEALGTPFADVGIGLYAKRNSIGGMLRSILSLPDAREHARSRISFATDDANNEYDKNIQVADLNALNACLAVIAWKKLRGFYFNLGKERFVSYTIANSLLAKGDSI